Genomic DNA from Candidatus Eisenbacteria bacterium:
GTTCTGCTCCATAACGATCTCGTCATGCCGTACGACACGCTCGTCATCGCCGTCGGGAGCGTCACGAACTACTACGATGTGCCGGGTGCCCAGGAGCACGCACGTCCGTTCAAGACGATCGTAGACGCGATGTACGTCCGGGCGCGCGTCGTGGAGCTTTTCGAGATGGCGGAGCAGGCAGAGACGGCCGACCAGCGGCGAGAGCTCCTGTCGTTCGTAATCGTGGGAGGCGGCGTCACCGGCGTCGAAGTTGCAGCCGAGCTGATGGACATGGCGCGCGATACGCTCCTCCCCAAATACCCAAGCCTCAGCCGGTCCGACCTTTCGGTCACGATCATCGAAGGAGGCGATCGGATCATTCCCGCCGCGCGCCCCGAGCATTCCGCCTATGTCTACCGCTTCCTCGTGCGCCGCGGCGTCCGACTGTTCCTCGGCCGACCGGCCGTGCGCGTGGAGCCGAAGTGCGTCCACCTCCCTGACGGAACCAAGGTCGAGGCGTTCACAATCCTCTGGACCGCGGGCGTGCGTCCCCCCGATCTCGTCACGAACCTCCCCGTGCTCCACATCAAGGATGGCCGCGTTCGCGTCGACGACTATCTTCGAGCGCTCGACCCCGAGGGGGAACCGATCGAAGACGTGTTCGTGGCGGGAGACTGCGCGGCCTCGCTTCGCCCCGACGGCACCTACCAGCCCGCCTTGTCCCAGACCGGGGTCGCGATGGGGACCTACCTCGGAGGGTTGCTCGTCAATCGCGCGAGGGGGAAGCCGGCGAAGCCTTTCCGGTTCAAACCAGCGGGCTACATCATCTCGCTCGGAAAGCACAGCTCGGTGCTGGAGCTGTTCGGCGTGCCGCTCTCGGGGAAGCTTGCATGGCTCCTGTGGGCGGCGGCTTACCTGATCAAGATGGTGGGGTTCAGAAAACAGCTCGAGGTAGGAATCGATCACCTCACGCATCTGATTTTCGAGCACGATTCGTCACAAATATTGAACCG
This window encodes:
- a CDS encoding NAD(P)/FAD-dependent oxidoreductase; the encoded protein is MERKRLLILGGGFVGLDVARSIGKSPAARKYWDTVLIDKENFFQFNPLLPAVAVGAVETRHIVYPLRDMARHRQIRFVKNKATHIDLARREVLLHNDLVMPYDTLVIAVGSVTNYYDVPGAQEHARPFKTIVDAMYVRARVVELFEMAEQAETADQRRELLSFVIVGGGVTGVEVAAELMDMARDTLLPKYPSLSRSDLSVTIIEGGDRIIPAARPEHSAYVYRFLVRRGVRLFLGRPAVRVEPKCVHLPDGTKVEAFTILWTAGVRPPDLVTNLPVLHIKDGRVRVDDYLRALDPEGEPIEDVFVAGDCAASLRPDGTYQPALSQTGVAMGTYLGGLLVNRARGKPAKPFRFKPAGYIISLGKHSSVLELFGVPLSGKLAWLLWAAAYLIKMVGFRKQLEVGIDHLTHLIFEHDSSQILNRRQILSDEELNLSLGR